GGGAAGGAACCCGGAGATCTTCTCGTTGTCCTTGGGGCGGGCGAGGTCGATCGCTTTGTGGGCCGTGTTCACGTCGCCGCATATGACGAGTTTTTTACCATCCGCACGGAGCGATTCCCAGTGGGCCAGGATGGCTGCGTAAAAGTCCATTTTGTACTGAAGCCGTTGGGCGTTCTGCTTGCCATTCGGGAAGTACACGTTGAACAGGGTGAAATCGGGGTATTCCAGCACCAGGGTCCGGCCTTCCGAATCGAACCGCTCTTCGCCGAACCCCTTCTCGACGCTGATGGGTTCGTGGCGCGTGTAGACACCAACGCCGCTGTATCCTTTTTTCTCCGCTTCCGACCAGTAGCTCGTGTATCCTTCGACATCCGTGATCTTGGCGTCCAGTTGCGATTCCTGGGACTTGGTTTCCTGGATGCACAGGATGTCCGGCGCCTCCCCCTGGAACCACTCGATGAAGCCCTTCTTCGTCACCGCCCTTACCCCGTTCACGTTCCAGCTCAACAGATTCCATGAAGACATGAAGATCACCTTTCCTGGTTGATACTGTTATTGGTCACAAACTCCACATCCGCGACATCCGTCCGCTCGATCCGGTCGCCTCTCGCACGATGGCTTCGGATGGGAAAATCGTCCGCTTTTAGGTACTCGCGGGTTTCCTCCTCGGCCTTCGCGTCCAGAACTTTCATTACGATCTCCGGGTCGGCGTCCGCCGTGAAATCCAGCAACTCCGAATCCCCCGGCACGAGTTCGTAGAGCTGGTTGATCCGGCAGCGGTCCATGGTGCAGCGCTTGATGCAGGCGAAGCCTTCTAGATCGCGGTAGGCGACCGTGAACACGCGGCCCGGTTCCTCCATGGCGCAGTACAGGATATCGAGATCGACGTACATTTTGTCAAGGGTATTGTGGACGCCCGCGACGCCGCCGGAGCGCACGATCACGACCCGGTCGTAGAGGGAGACGTTGAAGAGTGGCCGGCCGCTCTCGATGGTGTAGCCCATGTACCCGGATTCGGTGTCGTAACGGAGCACCAGGTCGCGGGCTGCGGCGTCGCGTTCCTGCACCGGCGTGAAGGGCTTGACCTCCGAACGGCGAGGATGCTCATCGCGGTAGGTGCGGATGAGCTGCTCCAGGAAAGCGATGGCGAAATCCGTCAGGTGATAAAGATTATGTAGCACCGTCCTGAGCTGGCCTTCGATCTCCCGCATCTCGGATTCGGCCCGGTCGATACCGTACCGGGTGATGCGATAGATCGGTATGTCGAGGAGCCGGTCCAGGTCCTCCTTCGTCAGGTTGTCGGCCGTAATGATGTCTTCCACGGCGGCCATGCGCCGCGTCGCGGTCAGCTCGTGCCGGATCGCCGCCAGCAGCGACCGCACCAGGCGTCGATGCGGCTCCGGTCCGTGGCCGACCGCGTCCAGGTTCCGGGCGATCATCTCGCGGCTCGGTCCGTAGTGCTCGAAATCCAGGCTGCGGTAGACGGTCGTCAGCAGGCTGCGGGCCGCGTCGCGGATCTCCGGCGGCGCCTCGTTGAGTTCGATCATACCCCGGTCCACGGCGCGGGCCGTGGTCGAAACCGGGCTATACTTCGCGATAGCCTCGCGCACGGCGGCGTATACACCCTCGATGTGGTCGACATCCTCGATATCCTTGTATATACGGTTTTCGATGAAGACCTGCTCGAGTCTCCGGGCGCGGAGCTGGGCGCGCAGATCCCGCTCCTCGATCTTCAGTTCCGCTTCGAGGATCTCCCTCAGCCGGGTCGTGCTGTGGCGGATCATGTCCGTCACGGTCATCACGCGGGGATGGCCGTCGCTAATGACCAGCAGGTTGGCGGCGAGGGCGACCTCGCAGGACGTGAAGGCGTAGAGGCCCTGCAGGATGTCGTTGATGTCCGCGGTTTCCGCGCCGGGTTTCGTCCGGATCTCGATCTCCACGCCGTCGGTGGTATAGTCGGTCAGTCCGGACACCGCGATGCGCTTCGAGCGGGACGCCTCCTCTATGGATTTCATCAGGCTTTCCGTCGTCTCGCCGAAGGGCAGCGCGCGGACCATGACCACGCCATCGTCCCTGGGCTCAAGCCGCGCACGGGTATACACGCGCCCGTTTCCGTCCTCGTATTCGCTCACGTCCATGAGCCCGCCGGTGGGGAAGTCGGGGTACAGGTGGAAGGGCTCGCCCTTGAGGCAGGACACCTGGGCTTCCATGACCTCGATGGGGTTGTGGGGCAGGATGCGGGTGGACATGCCCACGGCGATGCCTTCGGCGCCGAGGATGAGCGCCACCGGTACCTTGGCCGGGAAGACCACGGGTTCGCGGGCGCGCCCGTCGTAGGAGTCCACGTACTCGGTGATTTCCGGGCTGAGCAGCACTTCCCGGGCGAGGGGCGTGAGCCGGCATTCGATGTAGCGCGCGGCCGAGGCCTGGCCGCCCGTGAGCACCGAGCCGAAATTGCCCTGCTTGTCGATGAACAGGTCCTTGTTGGCGAGCGAGACCAGGGCGCCGAAGATGGACTGGTCCCCGTGGGGATGAAACCGCATGGTCTGGCCGACGACGTTGGCCACCTTGTGGTACTTGCCGTCGTCGATCTCGAAGAGGGTATGCAGGATGCGGCGCTGAACGGGCTTCAGGCCGTCGTCGATCTCCGGAATCGCCCGGTTCTTGACGACGTAGGTGGCGTATTCGAGGAAGTAGCGGTCGTATAGGGTTTCGACGTCGGCCAAGATCGGACCCCGGCAGTGGCAGGAACACGTATCGGTTTCCGTACGAATGCGACCCGGAATCTGTACCGGCGCGCATCAGATTCCGGGGGAATAAAGCAATCGCTGCATTGAACTTATACGTTTCAGGAACGGATTACAATACATTTGTACCGGTGTCATGCGGTAAGGGTTGCCCGCGGATGCCTTCGCGTGCATAATGGACGAGGTTGTGCGTGGTGTTCCCGCCACCAAACCCTGGGACCTGTCAAACCGTTCAGAATCCCGTCGAACCGGCCAGCCACCGGCCGACGACCGGAACGAACGACCGAGACCAACCAAGGAGCGATATTCCCATGCCTTCCCATTGGGAACGAATTGAAGAAGGAATCTACCGATTTCAGGACAGCTGCATCGTCTATGCCGTCGAAGGACCGGAGGGGGTCGTGCTGGTCAACGCCGGCACCGGCGAGGCTGTGGACCACCTCGACGAAATCGCGGGCGGCAGGCCGGTGACGGTCCTCCTCACTCACCACTTCCGCGACCACACGGACGGCGCCATAAGGTTGCGCGAGAAGGGGGTCCGGATACTCGGACCATACTGGGACCAGGAGTATCTCGTCGACCCGGAACAGCACTTCCGCGAACGTCAGCACTGGAACTCCTACGACAACCGCTGGGACCGCTTCTCGCCCGTCCGGCCCGTGCCGGTCGACGGCTGGATGATGGATTACGAGACGCGGGACATCGCGGGGCTGTCGTGGGAGGTCGTGCCCACGCCCGGCATGACCAACGGCGCGAGCAGCTACGTCGTGACCATCGGCGGCAGGCGCATCGGGTTCGTCGGCGAGGTGATCTGCGGGACCGGGAAGACGACCCGCCTGGCGCCCCTTCAGTACAACTACAACGACTACACCGGCGCGTGGAACCTGTACCACGCCGTCAACCGCCTGCTCGCTAACGGGGCGGGCCGTCTGCTCCCGAGCCTGGGGGACCCGGTGGACGACCCGGCCGGCGCCATCGCGGCTTTCAAGGCGAACCTGAAGCGCCTCGAGGAGATCCAGCCCGGCGTCGCCGAACCGATGGAGGATACGGACGAGGACGATATCGAAGAGGTTCTGCCCCACCTGTACCGCTCGAAGTACGCCGGGGCGGAGACCCATTTCGTGATCAGCGACACGGGCAAGGTCATGTCCATCGACTACGGCTACAACGTGAGGACCGGGTTCCAGCCCGGCAAGTCGCACGTGTCCAACCGAAGGCCGATCCTCCACGGGATCAGCGGGCTCCGAAAGCGCTTCGGGATCGACCGGATCGACGCGACGCTC
This region of Gemmatimonadota bacterium genomic DNA includes:
- the xth gene encoding exodeoxyribonuclease III, producing the protein MSSWNLLSWNVNGVRAVTKKGFIEWFQGEAPDILCIQETKSQESQLDAKITDVEGYTSYWSEAEKKGYSGVGVYTRHEPISVEKGFGEERFDSEGRTLVLEYPDFTLFNVYFPNGKQNAQRLQYKMDFYAAILAHWESLRADGKKLVICGDVNTAHKAIDLARPKDNEKISGFLPMEREWIDKIVDMGYVDTFRQFDEGPDNYTWWHLMSGARKRNVGWRIDYFYVTEDLMPSVSNAWIMPDVMGSDHCPIGIEVGVG
- a CDS encoding MBL fold metallo-hydrolase yields the protein MPSHWERIEEGIYRFQDSCIVYAVEGPEGVVLVNAGTGEAVDHLDEIAGGRPVTVLLTHHFRDHTDGAIRLREKGVRILGPYWDQEYLVDPEQHFRERQHWNSYDNRWDRFSPVRPVPVDGWMMDYETRDIAGLSWEVVPTPGMTNGASSYVVTIGGRRIGFVGEVICGTGKTTRLAPLQYNYNDYTGAWNLYHAVNRLLANGAGRLLPSLGDPVDDPAGAIAAFKANLKRLEEIQPGVAEPMEDTDEDDIEEVLPHLYRSKYAGAETHFVISDTGKVMSIDYGYNVRTGFQPGKSHVSNRRPILHGISGLRKRFGIDRIDATLVSHFHDDHVNGIPMLQRLYGTEVLAGVQFSDLLEHPVKYDRPCLWHEPIRVGRHIPNGTTVHWENIPITLYPMSGHTRFATLICMEIDGTRVAHTGDQAFFNTGGGVGYEAGARMFTNHVYKNGLDLGCYNRFLEDLKRFEPELVITGHTRPYRTSPEWYAEIGRAAEAFDDVHTTLMLLEDDDAHFGAESQGGKLVPYRAHAPEGGPIEFSGWVLNPFPTEQPARIRLVGPEGWQSETATLSLGPREQKEIRLVLHLPEGTQCRRQPVALNLTVGGRPFGQVTEALVTVGMPKW